One genomic window of Indioceanicola profundi includes the following:
- a CDS encoding methanol/ethanol family PQQ-dependent dehydrogenase, producing MKAFTRCLLASAALLIAMPAHANDGVMKLVKDPNNWAMQLGNYAGHRYSPLDQINKQNVQDMRVAWTFSTGVLRGHEGGPLVIGDTMYLHTPFPNAVYALDLKEDGRIKWKYEPTQDSNVIPVMCCDTVNRGVAFADGKIFLAQADNTLVALDAESGKVVWSAKNGDHTRGETLTAAPVVIKDKVLVGISGGEFGVRGHLTAYDVKSGKQVWRAYSTGPDKDVKIDPKKTLMMGKPIGEADLGVSTWNGDEWKIGGGTTWGWYTYDPETNLVYYGTGNPGTWNPAQRAKDGKPVDNKWSMTIFARDADTGEAKWVFQKTPFDEWDYDGVNENILADIEIGGKKRQVLVNLDRNGFGYTLDRKTGELLVAEKFDPTVNWATHVDMKTGRPQVVKEYSTFANGPDVNTKGVCPAALGSKDQQPASFSPDTGLFYVPTNHICMDYEPFEVSYQAGQPYVGATLSMYPAPNSHGGMGNFIAWDAATGKVKWSIPERFAVWSGALTTKGGVGFYGTLEGHLVAFDMENGKELWRFKTPSGIIGNVNTYMHDGKQYVAVLSGIGGWAGIGLAAGLTNPQEGLGAVGAHSSLGEYTQLGGVLTVFEVPSRSRQASAK from the coding sequence ATGAAAGCGTTCACTCGGTGCTTGTTGGCATCTGCAGCGCTGCTCATCGCGATGCCGGCGCACGCGAACGATGGCGTGATGAAGCTGGTAAAGGACCCGAACAATTGGGCGATGCAGCTTGGCAATTACGCAGGTCATCGGTACAGCCCGCTGGACCAGATCAATAAGCAGAACGTCCAGGACATGAGGGTCGCATGGACCTTCTCCACCGGCGTTCTGCGCGGTCATGAGGGCGGGCCGCTGGTCATCGGCGACACCATGTACCTGCATACGCCGTTTCCGAACGCCGTTTACGCGCTCGACCTGAAGGAAGACGGGCGCATCAAGTGGAAGTACGAGCCGACCCAGGACTCGAACGTCATTCCGGTCATGTGCTGCGACACCGTGAATCGCGGCGTTGCCTTCGCTGACGGCAAGATCTTCCTGGCCCAGGCCGACAACACGCTGGTGGCGCTCGACGCCGAAAGCGGCAAGGTCGTCTGGTCCGCCAAGAACGGCGACCATACCCGCGGCGAGACGCTGACCGCCGCCCCTGTCGTCATCAAGGACAAGGTCCTGGTCGGCATCTCCGGCGGTGAGTTCGGCGTTCGCGGTCACCTGACCGCCTATGACGTCAAGTCCGGCAAGCAGGTCTGGCGCGCCTACTCCACCGGTCCCGACAAGGACGTGAAGATCGATCCGAAGAAGACCTTGATGATGGGCAAGCCCATCGGCGAGGCAGATCTCGGCGTCTCCACCTGGAACGGGGATGAGTGGAAGATCGGCGGCGGCACCACCTGGGGCTGGTACACCTACGATCCGGAAACCAACCTGGTCTATTACGGCACCGGCAACCCGGGCACCTGGAACCCGGCCCAGCGCGCGAAGGACGGCAAGCCCGTCGACAACAAGTGGTCCATGACCATTTTCGCCCGCGACGCCGACACGGGTGAGGCCAAGTGGGTCTTCCAGAAGACCCCCTTCGACGAGTGGGACTATGACGGCGTGAACGAGAACATTCTCGCCGACATCGAGATCGGCGGGAAGAAGCGCCAGGTCCTGGTCAACCTGGACCGCAACGGCTTCGGCTACACGCTGGACCGCAAGACCGGCGAACTGCTGGTCGCGGAGAAGTTCGACCCGACGGTCAACTGGGCCACGCATGTGGACATGAAGACCGGCCGCCCGCAGGTGGTGAAGGAGTACAGCACCTTCGCCAACGGCCCGGACGTGAACACCAAGGGCGTCTGCCCGGCCGCACTCGGCTCCAAGGACCAGCAGCCGGCCAGCTTCTCGCCGGATACCGGCCTGTTCTACGTGCCGACCAACCACATCTGCATGGACTATGAGCCCTTCGAGGTCTCCTACCAGGCGGGTCAGCCCTATGTGGGCGCCACCCTGTCCATGTATCCGGCCCCGAACAGCCATGGCGGCATGGGCAACTTCATCGCCTGGGACGCCGCCACCGGCAAGGTCAAGTGGTCCATCCCGGAGCGGTTCGCGGTCTGGTCGGGCGCTCTGACCACCAAGGGCGGCGTCGGCTTCTACGGCACGCTTGAGGGTCACCTCGTTGCCTTCGACATGGAGAACGGCAAGGAGCTGTGGCGCTTCAAGACCCCGTCCGGCATCATCGGCAACGTCAACACCTACATGCATGACGGCAAGCAGTACGTCGCCGTGCTGTCCGGCATCGGCGGCTGGGCCGGCATCGGCCTCGCGGCCGGTCTGACCAACCCGCAGGAAGGCCTCGGCGCTGTCGGCGCGCACTCCAGCCTGGGCGAATACACCCAGCTCGGCGGCGTGCTGACCGTGTTCGAAGTGCCGAGCCGCAGCCGTCAGGCTTCGGCGAAGTAA
- the mobA gene encoding molybdenum cofactor guanylyltransferase MobA — MTRLVGVLLAGGLARRMGGGDKSLKTVGGRPILERVVERLRPQVDVLIINANGDPARFRDYPFLHDLPVVADTVPDFAGPLAGVLAALDWAADHVDGATDVLSVATDCPFLPRDLAAHMTGAREGAGAQLACARSGPYDRIEGGWQTHPVIGLWPLALRHELRRSVVDEEMRKIDRWTARYPLAYADFRADPVDPFFNANAPQDLVEAERLLAQRPDL, encoded by the coding sequence ATGACTAGGCTTGTCGGAGTGCTGCTGGCCGGCGGGTTGGCACGACGGATGGGTGGCGGCGACAAATCCCTGAAGACGGTCGGTGGCCGCCCGATCCTGGAGCGGGTAGTGGAACGCCTTCGGCCCCAGGTGGACGTGCTGATCATCAATGCCAATGGCGATCCCGCCCGGTTCAGAGATTACCCGTTCCTGCACGACCTTCCGGTGGTGGCGGATACCGTTCCGGATTTCGCCGGCCCTTTGGCCGGCGTGCTGGCGGCGTTGGACTGGGCGGCCGACCATGTCGATGGTGCGACCGACGTGCTGAGCGTGGCGACCGACTGCCCCTTCCTTCCCCGCGACCTGGCCGCGCACATGACGGGTGCGCGGGAGGGGGCGGGCGCACAACTGGCCTGCGCCCGGTCGGGCCCCTATGACCGGATCGAGGGCGGCTGGCAGACTCATCCCGTCATCGGCCTGTGGCCGCTGGCCCTGCGCCATGAACTCCGCAGGTCCGTGGTCGACGAGGAGATGCGCAAGATCGACCGTTGGACCGCACGCTATCCCCTCGCCTACGCGGATTTCCGGGCCGATCCGGTAGATCCATTCTTCAACGCGAATGCCCCCCAGGACCTGGTAGAGGCCGAGCGGCTACTGGCCCAGCGCCCCGACCTGTAG
- the fdhD gene encoding formate dehydrogenase accessory sulfurtransferase FdhD — MEFTTRHQGLDMDSLPPEFLITPNPDDPRLTEMVQGIDQTGAAIDTAVTVERPLTLYLNGQEIVTMMTILDYPEYLALGYLLNQNMLRQDDQITAIQYDEELEVVVVRTECRTDFEEKLKKKTLTSGCAQGTAFGDVMEKFEKVTLPREARIRTSWLYALTHKINTAPSLYLTAGAIHGCVLAQEDHPLVYMEDVGRHNAVDKIAGWMFQNNISPDDKIFYTTGRLTSEMVIKTAQMGIPILVSRSGFTAWGVQLARQIGLTLIGRARGRRFIALAGQERIVFDADWRQHAEEEHKHRRKGARDDD, encoded by the coding sequence ATGGAGTTCACGACCCGGCACCAGGGACTGGACATGGATAGCCTTCCGCCAGAATTCCTCATCACCCCGAACCCCGATGATCCGCGCCTGACGGAAATGGTTCAGGGGATCGACCAGACCGGCGCGGCCATCGATACGGCCGTGACGGTGGAGCGTCCGCTGACCCTGTACCTCAACGGGCAGGAGATCGTCACCATGATGACGATCCTCGATTACCCGGAGTATCTGGCCCTGGGTTACCTGTTGAATCAGAACATGCTTCGCCAGGACGACCAGATCACCGCCATACAGTATGACGAGGAGCTGGAGGTGGTGGTGGTCCGTACCGAGTGTCGGACGGACTTCGAGGAAAAGCTGAAGAAGAAGACGCTGACCTCCGGCTGCGCCCAGGGCACCGCCTTCGGCGACGTCATGGAGAAGTTCGAAAAGGTGACGCTGCCGCGCGAGGCTCGCATCCGCACCTCCTGGCTTTATGCCCTGACGCACAAGATCAACACTGCTCCCAGCCTTTACCTTACGGCCGGGGCCATACATGGCTGCGTCCTGGCCCAGGAGGACCATCCCTTGGTCTATATGGAGGATGTCGGCCGGCACAACGCAGTGGACAAGATCGCGGGCTGGATGTTCCAGAACAATATCTCCCCCGACGACAAGATCTTCTACACCACGGGGCGGCTGACGTCGGAGATGGTGATCAAGACCGCGCAGATGGGCATTCCGATCCTGGTCAGCCGTAGCGGCTTCACCGCCTGGGGCGTTCAGCTTGCCCGCCAGATCGGGCTTACCCTGATCGGTCGGGCCCGTGGCCGTAGATTTATCGCCCTGGCCGGACAGGAGCGCATCGTCTTCGATGCCGATTGGCGGCAGCATGCCGAAGAGGAGCACAAACATCGCAGAAAGGGAGCACGCGACGATGACTAG
- a CDS encoding PQQ-dependent catabolism-associated beta-propeller protein, with translation MLQKSLLAATALAVCMTLPWPAAAYQIFISNEKSNDVVIVDSESLEVVNRIEVGRRPRGITFNHDGSLLYVCVGDDNRIDVIDTSSAKVVGSLPSGPDPELFVLHPNKPILYVANEDDNMVTVVDIERGVTMGEILVGVEPEGMGISPDGKTLVNTSETTNMAHFIDTDTLEITDNVLVDSRPRVAQFTNDGRFVWVSSEIGGTVSIIDTSTRQVVHKIEFSLPSIPKEAVQPVGIQLTSDGKRAFVALGPSNRVAEIDQQTYEVKRYHLVGQRVWNLALSPDESRLYTTNGVSNDVTVIDVEAGKPIKSLPVGDAPWGVIVKPKS, from the coding sequence ATGTTGCAGAAGAGCCTGCTGGCCGCCACGGCATTGGCAGTGTGCATGACCCTGCCGTGGCCGGCAGCGGCTTATCAGATCTTCATCTCGAACGAGAAATCGAACGATGTCGTCATCGTGGATTCGGAAAGCCTGGAGGTGGTCAACCGGATCGAGGTGGGCCGGCGGCCGCGCGGCATCACCTTCAATCATGATGGCAGCCTTCTCTATGTCTGTGTCGGCGACGACAATCGGATCGACGTGATCGACACCAGCAGCGCGAAGGTGGTCGGCAGTCTGCCGTCCGGCCCCGATCCGGAGCTGTTCGTCCTGCACCCGAACAAGCCGATCCTCTATGTCGCCAATGAGGACGACAACATGGTCACCGTGGTCGATATCGAGCGCGGGGTCACCATGGGCGAAATCCTGGTGGGGGTGGAGCCGGAAGGGATGGGGATCAGCCCGGATGGCAAGACCCTGGTGAACACCTCCGAAACCACCAACATGGCTCACTTCATCGATACGGATACGCTGGAGATCACGGACAACGTCCTGGTCGACAGCCGCCCGCGCGTGGCCCAGTTCACCAACGACGGCCGCTTTGTCTGGGTGAGCTCCGAGATCGGCGGGACGGTCAGCATCATCGACACTTCGACCCGCCAAGTCGTGCATAAGATCGAATTCTCGCTTCCGAGCATTCCGAAGGAAGCCGTCCAGCCGGTGGGCATCCAGCTCACCTCCGACGGGAAGCGCGCCTTCGTGGCGCTGGGACCGTCCAACCGGGTGGCCGAGATCGATCAGCAGACCTATGAGGTGAAGCGCTACCATCTGGTGGGGCAGCGGGTCTGGAACTTGGCGCTCTCGCCCGATGAAAGCCGGCTCTACACCACAAACGGGGTCAGCAACGATGTCACCGTGATCGATGTCGAAGCCGGCAAGCCCATCAAGAGCCTGCCGGTGGGCGATGCGCCTTGGGGCGTGATCGTGAAGCCGAAAAGCTGA
- a CDS encoding quinoprotein dehydrogenase-associated putative ABC transporter substrate-binding protein has translation MARMIRGLPAFVPALAAILLASAPAGAAIEQTGRDQLRVCADPNSLPYSNEKGEGFENKLAEMIAADLGVEVTYTWWPQTIGFVRNTLGSRKCDIVMGTASGEALMQNTNPYYRSTYALVYREGGGISARTLKDPSLKGARIGIVAQTPAIDFLFMNDLTNIEPYQLAVDTRSLQPARQAVEDVAAGLTDAAVLWGPLAAYWAKQQQVPLTVVPLTEEPGGQRMTFHISMGIRPEEPEWKHWLNDWIKANQPRIDALLNEYGVPLLDRNGKLIQAAAPEPADYRKADYLAPVPATLAGAQVLTTPDVVRLLAGPNDPLLIDVLPPKAPQPEGREGAWLPRPHESLPGAIWLPDTGWGEPTAEQAEYFQRGLEQVTGGDHTAPLVFFCRRDCWMSWNAAKRALELGYTNVAWYPDGTDGWTDARRALAPATPWDGGPAKG, from the coding sequence ATGGCGCGCATGATCCGCGGACTGCCCGCCTTCGTCCCCGCACTGGCGGCAATCCTGCTGGCGTCGGCTCCGGCCGGCGCCGCCATCGAGCAGACCGGACGTGACCAGCTCCGCGTCTGCGCCGATCCGAACTCCCTCCCCTATTCCAATGAGAAGGGGGAAGGGTTCGAGAACAAGCTGGCAGAGATGATCGCCGCCGATCTGGGAGTCGAGGTCACCTACACTTGGTGGCCGCAGACCATCGGCTTCGTGCGCAACACGCTGGGTTCGCGCAAGTGCGACATCGTCATGGGCACCGCCTCCGGCGAAGCCCTGATGCAGAATACGAACCCCTATTACCGTTCCACCTACGCTCTGGTTTACCGGGAAGGCGGCGGGATCAGCGCACGGACGCTGAAGGACCCCAGCCTGAAAGGCGCGCGCATCGGGATCGTGGCGCAGACGCCCGCAATCGACTTCCTGTTCATGAACGATCTCACCAACATCGAGCCCTATCAGCTCGCAGTGGACACGCGCAGCCTGCAACCGGCCCGTCAGGCTGTCGAGGACGTGGCTGCGGGCCTGACCGACGCCGCCGTGCTCTGGGGGCCCCTCGCCGCCTACTGGGCGAAGCAGCAGCAGGTGCCGCTGACGGTCGTCCCCCTGACGGAGGAACCGGGCGGTCAGCGCATGACCTTCCATATCTCCATGGGCATCCGCCCGGAGGAGCCGGAGTGGAAGCACTGGCTGAATGACTGGATCAAGGCCAATCAGCCCCGAATCGACGCGCTGCTGAACGAATACGGCGTCCCTCTGCTTGACCGAAATGGCAAGCTGATCCAGGCCGCAGCGCCGGAACCGGCGGACTATCGGAAGGCGGATTATCTGGCGCCCGTACCGGCCACGCTGGCGGGGGCGCAGGTGCTGACGACGCCCGATGTGGTGCGCCTGCTGGCCGGCCCGAACGATCCGCTGCTGATCGATGTCCTGCCGCCCAAGGCGCCGCAGCCGGAAGGGCGCGAAGGCGCTTGGCTGCCGCGGCCCCATGAATCTCTGCCCGGCGCCATCTGGCTGCCCGACACGGGTTGGGGTGAACCAACGGCGGAGCAGGCCGAATATTTCCAACGGGGCCTGGAGCAGGTGACCGGGGGCGACCATACCGCTCCGCTGGTCTTCTTCTGCCGTCGCGATTGCTGGATGAGCTGGAATGCTGCAAAGCGGGCGCTGGAACTGGGCTACACCAATGTTGCTTGGTACCCCGACGGAACAGATGGCTGGACCGATGCCCGGCGTGCCCTGGCGCCGGCCACACCCTGGGACGGCGGCCCTGCCAAGGGGTGA
- a CDS encoding c-type cytochrome, translated as MIPAMLLAAVAFAAPVSAQDAPVDDEGLPTYEVQDGKVDKGTYNGYRRYHNSCHVCHGPDGLGGSFAPNLTESLKRLDYVAFADVVTNGRKVEGAGGERVMPSFGLDPNVMMHLDDIYRYLKGRSDGEVDRGRPARMGS; from the coding sequence ATGATCCCGGCGATGCTTCTGGCCGCCGTGGCATTTGCAGCTCCCGTCTCCGCCCAGGATGCACCCGTCGACGATGAGGGACTGCCGACCTACGAGGTCCAGGACGGCAAGGTCGACAAGGGCACCTATAACGGCTATCGCCGCTATCACAATTCCTGTCACGTCTGCCACGGCCCCGACGGGCTGGGCGGCAGCTTCGCACCGAACCTGACGGAGAGCCTGAAGCGGCTCGACTACGTCGCCTTCGCAGATGTGGTCACCAACGGCCGCAAGGTGGAAGGAGCCGGCGGAGAGAGGGTGATGCCAAGCTTCGGTCTCGACCCCAACGTAATGATGCATCTCGACGATATCTACCGCTACCTCAAGGGCCGTTCGGACGGCGAGGTGGACCGCGGTCGCCCGGCCCGGATGGGCAGCTAA
- a CDS encoding DUF3280 domain-containing protein encodes MRHLAIPALFSALLAPALPALAQDQTAAAEQRAVVFDVELYDTSGEGSNPALEKRIDLVSDELRRLIDASPKYAAVDLAPEAEHIASLGPLYKCNGCERDVAKALDGDVSFIAVVHKISTLILKIQIVGQNVATGEVFTMAGADIRGDNDESWLHGVRWLARNKLDL; translated from the coding sequence ATGCGCCATCTTGCGATTCCCGCTCTGTTTTCCGCCCTGCTGGCGCCCGCCCTTCCCGCCCTTGCGCAGGATCAGACGGCAGCCGCCGAACAGCGGGCGGTGGTCTTCGATGTGGAGCTGTATGACACCAGCGGCGAAGGCTCCAACCCCGCGCTGGAGAAGCGGATCGACCTCGTCAGCGACGAGCTGCGCCGGCTGATCGACGCCTCGCCGAAGTACGCGGCCGTGGATCTCGCGCCCGAGGCGGAGCACATCGCCAGCCTCGGCCCGCTCTACAAATGCAACGGCTGTGAGCGGGACGTGGCCAAGGCCCTGGATGGAGATGTCTCCTTCATCGCCGTGGTCCATAAGATCAGCACGCTGATTCTGAAGATTCAGATCGTCGGCCAGAATGTGGCCACGGGCGAGGTCTTCACCATGGCCGGGGCCGATATCCGCGGCGACAACGACGAATCGTGGCTGCATGGCGTCCGCTGGCTCGCCAGGAACAAGCTCGATCTCTGA
- a CDS encoding ABC transporter substrate-binding protein has protein sequence MPRLPAGNLEWSVQAVRDSGAGLIVDVGGSTAPELADIAAAAGVDLLTLAGRLASTPEMVRRLGRALGRTERGQMLAEEVERWLDLTRRATMSPTRIHYGCGPDALEVPVADTLARETFTHLGLEMLPADSDGPLARVTAADVTAFDPEWIVCLDEAAAGSIRADPAWRPVRAVAAGRVLASPAQPFLWLDRPPGINRMLGLLWLASRLRPGGTDDGELERCLRILTGRL, from the coding sequence GTGCCTCGGCTGCCCGCCGGTAACCTTGAGTGGTCGGTGCAGGCGGTGCGGGACAGCGGGGCCGGACTGATCGTCGATGTGGGCGGTTCCACCGCGCCGGAGTTGGCGGACATCGCCGCTGCCGCGGGGGTGGACCTACTGACCTTGGCTGGAAGGCTTGCGTCCACTCCGGAGATGGTCCGCCGCCTGGGCAGGGCGCTCGGGAGGACGGAGCGGGGACAAATGCTGGCGGAGGAGGTGGAGCGTTGGCTGGACCTGACCCGCCGCGCGACGATGTCGCCCACCCGCATCCACTACGGCTGCGGGCCGGATGCCTTGGAGGTGCCTGTCGCAGACACCCTGGCGCGGGAGACCTTCACGCACCTGGGACTGGAGATGCTGCCTGCGGATTCTGACGGACCGCTTGCACGGGTTACCGCGGCCGACGTCACTGCGTTCGATCCGGAATGGATCGTCTGTCTGGACGAGGCTGCGGCCGGCTCGATCCGCGCCGATCCAGCTTGGCGACCAGTCCGCGCCGTTGCGGCCGGCCGGGTTCTGGCATCCCCGGCGCAACCCTTCCTCTGGCTGGACCGCCCGCCCGGCATAAACCGAATGCTTGGCCTGCTCTGGCTGGCAAGTCGGCTCCGTCCTGGCGGAACCGACGATGGAGAGCTGGAACGATGCCTGCGGATTCTGACCGGACGCTTGTAG
- a CDS encoding ABC transporter substrate-binding protein, with amino-acid sequence MLAPAMVLLAVLGIAPLSSAQAQSGAAQPTRIAIGYLGREEAPRTPLTFLHPELTDEGVQGARLGVQDNNTTGRFMNQSFELVEQVVPRGGDVAAPVQALAEQGVRLLVADLPAEELNALLDQPAAKDMLVFNARAKDDELRNAQCRANLLHTIPSRRMLADGLAQYLKWKRWDRWMLVVGKYPEDKAYADALRRAAKKFGARIVDEKEWTFEEGNRRSDSGHTTVQSLVPTATQGDEHQVLVVADERDIFGEYLPYRTWLPRPVAGTHGLVPTAWDRVHEQWGATQMHSRFEKLAGRWMTERDYAAWVAVRAVGEAATRTKSTSPDELASFIQGKDFNVAGFKGQALTFRDWNGQLRQPILLAGPRMLVSVSPQEGFLHPVSLLDTLGDDRADSTCERG; translated from the coding sequence ATGCTTGCGCCCGCGATGGTGCTCCTTGCGGTGCTGGGCATCGCGCCGCTGTCATCGGCCCAGGCCCAGTCGGGTGCTGCACAGCCCACCCGCATCGCCATCGGCTATCTGGGCCGGGAGGAGGCGCCGCGGACGCCGCTGACCTTCCTGCATCCTGAGCTGACGGACGAAGGGGTGCAGGGCGCGCGGCTTGGCGTCCAGGACAACAACACGACCGGCCGCTTCATGAATCAGAGCTTCGAGCTGGTGGAGCAGGTCGTTCCCCGTGGCGGGGATGTGGCCGCACCGGTGCAGGCGCTGGCGGAGCAGGGCGTGCGGCTGCTGGTGGCAGACCTGCCGGCGGAGGAGCTGAATGCGCTGCTGGACCAGCCCGCGGCCAAGGACATGCTGGTGTTCAATGCCCGCGCCAAGGATGACGAACTGCGGAACGCGCAGTGCCGGGCGAACCTGCTGCACACGATCCCCAGCCGCCGCATGCTGGCGGACGGGCTGGCGCAGTATCTGAAATGGAAGCGCTGGGACCGCTGGATGCTGGTGGTGGGGAAGTACCCCGAGGACAAGGCCTATGCCGACGCCCTGCGCCGCGCCGCCAAGAAGTTCGGCGCCCGCATCGTGGACGAGAAGGAATGGACCTTCGAGGAAGGCAACCGCCGGTCCGACAGCGGCCATACCACGGTGCAGTCGCTGGTGCCCACGGCCACCCAGGGCGACGAGCACCAGGTGTTGGTCGTGGCGGATGAGCGGGACATCTTCGGGGAGTATCTGCCCTATCGCACCTGGCTGCCGCGGCCGGTGGCGGGGACCCACGGGCTGGTGCCCACGGCCTGGGACCGGGTGCATGAGCAGTGGGGCGCAACCCAGATGCACAGCCGGTTCGAGAAGCTGGCCGGGCGCTGGATGACCGAGCGGGACTATGCTGCCTGGGTCGCTGTCCGCGCGGTGGGGGAAGCGGCGACCCGGACCAAATCCACCAGCCCCGACGAGCTGGCGTCCTTCATTCAGGGAAAGGACTTTAATGTGGCCGGCTTCAAAGGGCAGGCGCTGACATTCCGCGACTGGAACGGCCAGCTTCGCCAGCCGATCCTGCTGGCCGGCCCCCGCATGCTGGTCTCCGTATCCCCGCAGGAGGGATTCCTGCATCCGGTCAGCCTGCTGGACACGCTGGGCGATGACCGGGCGGATTCGACCTGTGAGCGGGGCTGA